In Opitutaceae bacterium TAV5, one genomic interval encodes:
- a CDS encoding peptidoglycan glycosyltransferase, producing the protein MPSPVEKRPGSGGLVQAFSGYNPRVMFFNYIVAALVLVLAVGLAYRQLLRAGEYSEQEKMQNQRRILVPGPRGNIYDREGRLLVGNRPRFAVTLWLDELRQEFRREYLVIRKNYREADDRNLPSSSELELIARYSVVQRYLDKINAILGRQDRVNAKDLTRHYDQQRILPYVLVEDLTDKEAARVIEQLPVVSSLQLYTSSVRRYPYGAAAAHVLGYVSINDDLSVDESFPGSDLTTFRMKGTIGKDGLELRFDDRLQGQTGGSIHLVDPAGYRVDPALERRQPVQGGDLMTSIDIDLQIAAEKAMRDTGLKGAAVALDVRTGETLVLASMPGYDLNEFSPRLSFAASAKIEAQGAWSNRAISGTYAPGSTFKLVTAMAGLRTGVITPESTVECTGYYRVGGRTFVCRNHRDRGTITFAQAIEKSCNTFFYEYGIRAGPDAIAAEARRFGLDRRTGIELPHESGAMLIPDPAWKKKARMESWFSGDTANMAIGQGDVNVTPLGMACLVASLARGEMLTQPTILHDPSRPRQHSAPLDLPRAGFDELLRGMQMVPLTGTARILNTPLFHIPGLRIAGKTGTAQKSVTLPDGARGTLNFAWFVGFAPVENPQVAIAVMLEGDTPNEDTGGGRYAAPIAGAILKTWSEKRTQPVASVP; encoded by the coding sequence ATGCCATCGCCTGTTGAAAAACGTCCCGGATCCGGAGGCCTCGTCCAGGCCTTCAGCGGCTACAATCCGCGTGTCATGTTTTTCAACTACATCGTCGCCGCGCTCGTCCTGGTGCTCGCCGTCGGTCTGGCCTACCGGCAGCTCCTCCGCGCCGGCGAGTACAGCGAGCAGGAAAAGATGCAAAACCAGCGCCGCATTCTCGTGCCGGGTCCGCGCGGCAACATCTACGATCGCGAAGGCCGCCTGCTCGTCGGCAACCGTCCGCGTTTCGCCGTCACGCTCTGGCTCGACGAGCTCCGGCAGGAATTTCGCCGCGAATACCTCGTCATCCGCAAAAATTACCGCGAGGCCGATGATCGCAATCTTCCCAGTTCCTCCGAACTCGAACTCATCGCCCGTTATTCGGTCGTCCAGCGCTATCTCGACAAGATCAACGCCATCCTCGGCCGCCAGGACCGCGTCAATGCGAAGGACCTGACCCGTCACTACGACCAGCAACGCATCCTCCCTTATGTGCTCGTCGAGGATCTCACGGACAAGGAAGCGGCGCGCGTCATCGAGCAACTCCCCGTCGTCTCGTCGCTCCAGCTCTACACGTCGAGCGTCCGCCGATACCCTTACGGCGCGGCGGCGGCGCATGTCCTCGGGTATGTTTCGATCAACGACGACCTTTCCGTCGACGAGAGTTTTCCCGGCTCCGACCTGACGACCTTCCGCATGAAGGGCACCATCGGGAAAGACGGACTCGAACTGCGGTTCGACGACCGGCTCCAGGGCCAGACCGGCGGCAGCATCCATCTCGTGGATCCGGCCGGCTACCGCGTCGATCCCGCGCTCGAACGGCGCCAGCCGGTCCAGGGCGGCGACCTCATGACGAGCATCGACATCGATCTCCAGATCGCCGCCGAGAAGGCCATGCGCGACACCGGCCTCAAGGGCGCCGCGGTCGCGCTCGATGTGCGGACCGGCGAGACCCTTGTCCTCGCGAGCATGCCCGGTTACGATCTCAACGAGTTTTCCCCGCGGCTTTCGTTTGCCGCGAGTGCAAAAATCGAGGCACAGGGAGCCTGGAGCAATCGCGCCATCAGCGGCACCTACGCGCCCGGCTCCACCTTCAAGCTGGTGACGGCGATGGCCGGCCTCCGGACCGGCGTCATCACGCCGGAGAGCACGGTCGAATGCACCGGTTATTATCGCGTCGGCGGACGCACCTTTGTCTGTCGCAACCACCGGGACCGCGGCACGATCACCTTCGCCCAGGCCATCGAGAAGAGCTGCAACACCTTTTTTTACGAATACGGGATCCGGGCCGGGCCCGATGCAATTGCCGCCGAGGCGCGACGCTTCGGCCTGGACCGGCGCACCGGCATCGAGTTGCCCCACGAATCAGGCGCCATGCTGATCCCCGATCCGGCATGGAAGAAAAAAGCCCGGATGGAATCATGGTTTTCAGGGGATACTGCAAACATGGCTATCGGCCAAGGTGATGTTAACGTGACGCCGCTGGGCATGGCTTGCCTGGTCGCATCGCTGGCGCGCGGCGAGATGCTTACACAGCCAACGATTCTGCACGATCCATCCCGGCCCCGGCAGCACAGCGCGCCGCTCGATCTTCCGCGCGCCGGTTTTGATGAATTGCTCCGCGGGATGCAGATGGTTCCCCTGACCGGCACGGCCCGCATCCTGAACACCCCGCTGTTCCACATTCCCGGCCTGCGGATCGCCGGCAAGACGGGAACGGCCCAGAAGAGTGTGACTTTGCCGGACGGGGCGCGGGGCACGCTGAATTTTGCCTGGTTTGTGGGGTTTGCCCCGGTGGAAAACCCGCAGGTCGCTATCGCGGTGATGCTGGAAGGGGACACGCCCAACGAGGACACCGGCGGCGGCCGTTACGCCGCGCCCATTGCCGGGGCGATCCTGAAAACCTGGAGCGAGAAGCGGACGCAGCCGGTGGCGAGTGTCCCCTGA
- a CDS encoding UDP-N-acetylglucosamine diphosphorylase, giving the protein MHASDLFALPASLGHFSAFFRPDAAPWEWLRQIGPALASLQPGASPPPVAAGASPAVRIEGTVWVDPTVKLPAYCTLIGPAWIGPGTEIRPGAFIRGNVIAGAGCVLGNACEFKNCLLLDGVQVPHFNYVGDSILGNRAHLGAGVICSNLRLDQRPVTVRVPGGAGPGAESEPVAVDTGLKKFGALLGDQAEAGCNAVLNPGSILGRRALVMPATPFTGYLPAATIARARGNLTFLPRRD; this is encoded by the coding sequence ATGCACGCTTCCGATCTTTTCGCGCTTCCCGCCTCGCTCGGGCATTTTTCGGCTTTTTTCCGTCCTGACGCTGCTCCCTGGGAATGGCTGCGGCAGATCGGACCGGCGCTTGCCTCGTTGCAGCCTGGCGCCTCTCCGCCACCGGTGGCAGCCGGCGCATCGCCCGCCGTGCGGATCGAGGGCACGGTGTGGGTCGACCCGACAGTAAAACTGCCCGCGTATTGCACGCTGATCGGTCCGGCGTGGATCGGCCCGGGCACGGAAATCAGGCCGGGAGCGTTCATCCGGGGCAACGTCATCGCCGGTGCCGGCTGCGTGCTCGGCAATGCCTGCGAATTCAAGAACTGCCTGTTGCTCGACGGTGTGCAGGTCCCGCATTTCAACTACGTGGGCGATTCCATTCTCGGCAACCGCGCCCATCTCGGCGCGGGGGTCATCTGTTCCAACCTCCGCCTCGACCAGCGTCCTGTCACCGTCCGGGTGCCGGGAGGGGCAGGGCCGGGAGCAGAGAGCGAACCGGTGGCGGTCGATACCGGTCTGAAAAAGTTCGGTGCGCTCCTCGGCGACCAGGCCGAAGCCGGTTGCAACGCCGTGCTCAATCCCGGCTCGATCCTCGGCAGGCGCGCGCTCGTCATGCCGGCGACCCCCTTCACCGGCTATCTGCCTGCGGCGACCATCGCACGCGCCCGCGGCAACCTGACCTTTCTCCCCCGGCGGGATTGA
- a CDS encoding 50S ribosomal protein L13 yields the protein MKTFLAKKETVQPKWYLIDAEGEVLGRLAVKAANILRGRHKASYTPSIDTGDYVVVINADKVALTGVKEEKNKYMFFSGFVGGESYRSLQQMRERHPEFIIEHAVKGMLPKNRIARTMLTKLRVFSGASHTHEAQNPVKISVR from the coding sequence ATGAAAACCTTCCTCGCCAAAAAAGAGACGGTTCAGCCCAAGTGGTATCTCATCGATGCCGAGGGCGAGGTGCTCGGTCGTCTCGCGGTGAAAGCCGCCAACATCCTGCGCGGCCGTCACAAGGCTTCCTATACGCCCAGCATCGACACCGGCGACTACGTCGTGGTCATCAACGCCGACAAGGTCGCCCTCACCGGCGTCAAGGAAGAGAAGAACAAGTACATGTTTTTCTCCGGCTTCGTCGGTGGCGAAAGTTACCGCTCTCTCCAGCAGATGCGTGAACGCCACCCCGAGTTCATCATCGAGCACGCCGTCAAGGGCATGCTCCCCAAGAACCGCATCGCCCGCACCATGCTCACGAAGCTGCGCGTGTTCAGCGGGGCCAGCCACACCCACGAGGCCCAGAATCCCGTCAAAATTTCCGTCCGCTAA
- a CDS encoding 30S ribosomal protein S9, which translates to MSAETTVFIGTGRRKTATARVRITEGTGKLIANGREFDSYFSHENFSKQAYRPLLTVELKDKLDVTANVNGGGVAGQAGAVAHGIARALQKMNPELRAPLKAAGHLKRDPRAKERKKPGQPGARKRFQFSKR; encoded by the coding sequence ATGAGCGCTGAAACCACTGTTTTTATCGGCACCGGCCGTCGCAAGACCGCCACCGCCCGCGTCCGTATCACCGAAGGCACCGGCAAACTCATCGCCAACGGCCGTGAGTTCGACAGCTACTTCTCTCACGAGAATTTTTCCAAGCAGGCCTACCGGCCCCTCCTCACGGTCGAGCTGAAAGACAAGCTCGACGTCACGGCCAACGTGAACGGTGGCGGTGTCGCCGGCCAGGCCGGTGCAGTCGCGCACGGCATCGCCCGCGCCCTGCAAAAGATGAACCCCGAGCTCCGCGCACCCCTCAAGGCCGCCGGACACCTCAAGCGCGACCCTCGCGCCAAGGAACGCAAGAAGCCCGGCCAGCCCGGCGCCCGCAAGCGCTTCCAGTTCTCCAAGCGCTGA
- a CDS encoding AMP nucleosidase (Catalyzes the hydrolysis of AMP to form adenine and ribose 5-phosphate using water as the nucleophile), translating into MKTRHEIVENWLPRYTGVPLDEFGDYILLTNFSRYVKLFAMWHRVRVRGRDKPVSSATAGRITILNFGMGSASAATVMDLLSAIRPKAVLFLGKCGGIRHPAELGDLILPIAAIRGEGTSNDYFPPEVPALPAFALQKAISTTIRDHSRDYWTGTVYTTNRRVWEHDDAFKEYLRRIRAMAVDMETATIFMTGFFNEIPTGALLLVSDQPMIPEGVKTAASDLKVDEVYVEDHLRIGIDSLKQLINDGLTVKHLRF; encoded by the coding sequence ATGAAAACCCGTCACGAGATCGTTGAAAACTGGCTCCCTCGCTACACCGGCGTGCCGCTCGACGAGTTTGGCGACTACATCCTGCTCACCAACTTTTCGCGTTACGTGAAACTCTTCGCCATGTGGCATCGCGTGCGGGTGCGTGGTCGCGACAAGCCGGTCTCGAGCGCCACGGCGGGTCGCATCACGATCCTCAATTTCGGCATGGGCAGCGCGTCCGCGGCCACGGTCATGGATCTGCTCAGCGCGATCCGGCCGAAGGCGGTGCTCTTTCTCGGCAAGTGCGGCGGCATCCGGCATCCGGCCGAGCTCGGCGACCTGATCCTGCCCATCGCCGCCATCCGCGGCGAGGGCACGAGCAACGACTATTTTCCGCCCGAAGTCCCCGCCTTGCCGGCCTTCGCCCTGCAAAAGGCCATCTCGACGACCATTCGCGATCATTCCCGCGACTACTGGACCGGCACGGTCTACACGACCAACCGTCGCGTGTGGGAACACGACGATGCCTTCAAGGAGTACCTGCGCCGCATCCGGGCCATGGCGGTGGACATGGAAACCGCCACGATCTTCATGACGGGCTTTTTCAACGAGATCCCGACCGGAGCCCTTCTGCTCGTTTCCGACCAGCCGATGATTCCGGAGGGGGTGAAGACGGCCGCGAGCGACCTCAAGGTGGATGAAGTTTATGTGGAGGATCATCTGCGCATCGGCATCGATTCGCTCAAGCAGCTGATCAACGACGGCCTCACGGTGAAACACCTGCGGTTCTGA
- a CDS encoding membrane protein, producing MNVRYDVELLKKRLGYLEDNLAEVKRRLAELEAHCTAEALAEAAGLAGQSGVVAGAEERPVAIPPPMPVSPPPLPAPATEEPPAPAPEAWHGLPARGLEWHGHPGHVTGNHGQDARATATVPEAAPVPPPPRMPEPAPPSPPVWKPWLQMLQLWPPSPGEGGDGGDTSTEVRLGAWWATRIGALLAVIGVAFFGAYISINTPPAVKFAELLLVSLGVTAGGLWLERKIPKFGAVVFGAGLALVYFCAFAAYALPAVKVIDSPAAATGWQLAAALLMAGAAVWRRSSLVATMATALALASAVFAQARGLPDFALVTAALLAVAGVMFHRWKKWEGPSVVAMPGAYAVYALVWRGSWMPLARGAVEGGEGWGVEGGGGPGAFWPWAFLAGMLLLHFARDWRRPGPAADTYAVSAVSHGERFFQGLNSSFALGLGFLTAFTLYREHLAAFYLVAAAVMAVLVVLRQWRMPGDVVAAILAAKATGLFALWMIEVGEGRMMAIQLLVQSWVTFAIARRLRSRFLAVWTALLALVAYGYFVRHAVDGIAVVSFAAVVALVFVTGFALLFAELGRGRGTGGVWVEMAGALLATVAAAVAVAWMHPGAWGAAALIAFAAAGILAARLRRTPGPGVAGGLLALLAHGVLCIMVWSGDGNEHLLANALAVALPTLAAGVGLARRATGRFASLAPWLWALTIFSGSQVLFSPGLLSFVHPGNALVLATALAVALAATAPRAGDHCRLTTLATWTALCAVVTWRVQELLWISRWWEAAAAVLLWSIPLLLRGSPRHAASRAAAPLPGAQEWLQTALAFLVTWGAAAGLAAGWYLPGAFAVLAIVASRLAWRPGVLPALAAAWGFWAGALWQIGGIPDWLATPAQTAVAALAVATAWIPAWWQARRPLPEAGWGRAVTPVQAIVYVAGAWLAAVRCFDGQGTDYALLAALALAVVVLRAGRVAAARWASVALAAVACCGALVRVTDGEVSVVGPGLLAVALLAIAFVALPLVVSGGPHPMTKPGRDRLRWLAGAAALFLLFLAAWKQEGALAPYVTVAWGLVAIALFMTGLLVRVRPWRLLGLAGLALCVPRVFFVDLHSTLHRIAAFVVLGLVLLWVGFSYHRFRHLIVEENELSHNPDNTASETDNTPES from the coding sequence ATGAATGTGCGCTACGATGTGGAATTGCTCAAAAAGCGTCTCGGTTACCTCGAAGACAACCTTGCCGAGGTAAAGCGGCGCCTTGCCGAACTGGAGGCGCATTGCACAGCGGAGGCCCTCGCGGAAGCGGCCGGGCTGGCGGGGCAGTCCGGGGTGGTTGCGGGAGCGGAAGAACGGCCGGTGGCCATCCCGCCGCCGATGCCGGTGTCGCCTCCGCCCCTGCCTGCGCCGGCGACGGAAGAGCCGCCCGCGCCGGCGCCCGAGGCGTGGCACGGGCTTCCAGCCCGTGGGCTTGAGTGGCATGGCCATCCTGGCCATGTGACCGGGAATCACGGGCAAGATGCCCGTGCCACGGCCACTGTGCCGGAAGCAGCGCCCGTGCCGCCCCCGCCCCGCATGCCCGAGCCGGCGCCGCCCTCGCCGCCGGTCTGGAAACCCTGGCTGCAAATGCTCCAGCTCTGGCCGCCTTCGCCGGGCGAGGGGGGCGACGGCGGCGACACGAGCACCGAAGTGCGGCTTGGCGCCTGGTGGGCGACGCGGATCGGTGCGCTGCTGGCGGTGATCGGCGTGGCGTTTTTCGGCGCCTATATCTCCATCAACACGCCGCCCGCCGTGAAGTTTGCCGAGTTGCTGCTCGTCAGCCTGGGCGTGACGGCGGGCGGACTCTGGCTGGAGCGCAAAATCCCGAAGTTCGGGGCGGTCGTTTTCGGCGCGGGGCTGGCGTTGGTGTACTTTTGCGCGTTCGCGGCGTATGCGCTTCCGGCCGTCAAGGTGATCGACAGTCCGGCGGCGGCGACCGGCTGGCAACTGGCCGCCGCGCTGCTCATGGCCGGAGCGGCGGTGTGGCGGCGCTCGTCGCTGGTCGCCACGATGGCGACGGCCCTGGCCCTGGCGTCCGCTGTGTTTGCGCAGGCCCGGGGGCTGCCCGATTTCGCGCTCGTCACGGCGGCGTTGCTGGCCGTGGCGGGGGTGATGTTTCACCGCTGGAAAAAATGGGAAGGCCCGTCGGTCGTCGCGATGCCGGGCGCGTACGCGGTGTACGCGCTGGTGTGGCGCGGCTCGTGGATGCCGCTGGCGCGCGGCGCGGTCGAGGGCGGCGAAGGGTGGGGCGTCGAGGGAGGGGGAGGCCCCGGCGCATTCTGGCCGTGGGCGTTTCTCGCCGGCATGCTGCTGCTCCATTTTGCGCGCGATTGGCGCCGGCCCGGCCCGGCTGCGGATACGTATGCCGTCTCCGCCGTGTCGCACGGCGAGCGGTTCTTTCAGGGCCTCAATTCCAGCTTCGCGCTCGGGCTCGGGTTTCTCACGGCGTTCACGCTGTATCGCGAGCACCTGGCTGCATTTTATCTCGTCGCGGCGGCGGTGATGGCGGTGCTGGTCGTCCTGCGCCAGTGGCGGATGCCGGGCGACGTGGTGGCGGCCATTCTCGCGGCCAAGGCCACCGGCCTGTTCGCACTCTGGATGATCGAGGTGGGCGAGGGGCGCATGATGGCGATCCAGCTCCTCGTGCAAAGCTGGGTGACGTTCGCCATCGCCCGGCGGCTGCGTTCGCGGTTCCTCGCGGTATGGACGGCGCTGCTCGCGCTGGTGGCCTACGGGTATTTTGTGCGGCACGCGGTCGATGGCATCGCGGTCGTCTCGTTCGCGGCGGTGGTGGCGCTGGTGTTCGTCACGGGTTTCGCGCTGCTGTTCGCCGAGCTCGGACGCGGGCGCGGCACGGGAGGGGTGTGGGTGGAAATGGCGGGAGCCCTGCTCGCCACGGTGGCGGCAGCGGTGGCGGTCGCCTGGATGCACCCGGGCGCATGGGGAGCGGCCGCACTCATCGCGTTTGCCGCCGCCGGAATCCTGGCCGCGCGGCTGCGGCGCACGCCGGGGCCGGGTGTCGCCGGCGGACTGCTCGCGCTGCTCGCACACGGAGTTCTCTGCATCATGGTCTGGTCCGGAGACGGGAACGAACACCTCCTGGCCAACGCGCTGGCGGTCGCGCTGCCCACCCTCGCGGCCGGCGTGGGATTGGCGCGCCGGGCGACCGGCCGGTTCGCGAGCCTCGCTCCGTGGCTTTGGGCGCTGACGATTTTCAGCGGATCGCAGGTGCTGTTTTCCCCCGGGCTGTTGTCCTTCGTTCATCCGGGCAACGCGCTGGTGTTGGCGACGGCGCTGGCCGTGGCGTTGGCCGCGACCGCTCCGCGAGCGGGCGACCATTGCCGCCTGACGACGCTGGCGACGTGGACGGCGCTCTGCGCCGTCGTCACATGGCGAGTGCAGGAGCTGCTCTGGATTTCGCGGTGGTGGGAGGCCGCCGCCGCCGTATTGCTGTGGTCGATACCGCTGCTGTTGCGCGGTTCTCCGCGGCACGCGGCGAGCCGCGCCGCCGCGCCGTTGCCGGGCGCGCAGGAGTGGTTGCAAACCGCGCTGGCATTTCTGGTGACCTGGGGCGCGGCGGCGGGGCTCGCCGCCGGGTGGTATCTGCCGGGCGCGTTTGCAGTGCTGGCGATCGTCGCCAGCCGGTTGGCGTGGCGGCCGGGCGTGTTGCCGGCGCTGGCGGCGGCCTGGGGTTTCTGGGCCGGCGCGCTGTGGCAGATCGGCGGGATTCCGGACTGGCTGGCGACGCCCGCGCAGACGGCGGTCGCGGCGCTGGCCGTAGCGACGGCGTGGATACCGGCGTGGTGGCAGGCGCGGCGTCCCTTGCCGGAGGCCGGCTGGGGCCGGGCGGTCACGCCGGTGCAGGCGATTGTCTATGTGGCGGGCGCATGGCTGGCGGCGGTGCGCTGCTTCGATGGTCAGGGGACGGATTATGCGCTGCTGGCGGCGCTGGCGCTGGCCGTGGTCGTGCTGCGTGCCGGCCGTGTGGCGGCGGCGCGGTGGGCGTCCGTGGCGCTGGCGGCGGTCGCCTGCTGCGGCGCGCTGGTGAGGGTGACGGACGGAGAGGTTTCCGTTGTCGGCCCCGGATTGCTCGCGGTCGCGCTGCTGGCGATCGCGTTCGTAGCCCTTCCGCTGGTTGTCTCCGGCGGACCGCACCCGATGACGAAACCCGGACGCGACCGGCTCCGCTGGCTGGCCGGGGCGGCGGCGCTGTTTTTGTTGTTTCTCGCCGCCTGGAAACAGGAAGGCGCGCTGGCCCCGTATGTTACTGTGGCGTGGGGGCTGGTGGCGATTGCCCTGTTCATGACCGGGCTGCTGGTGCGCGTGCGCCCCTGGCGGTTGCTCGGCCTGGCCGGGCTGGCCTTGTGCGTGCCGCGGGTGTTTTTCGTGGACCTGCACTCGACGCTGCATCGCATCGCGGCGTTTGTCGTCCTCGGCCTCGTGCTGCTCTGGGTCGGTTTTTCGTATCACCGGTTCCGGCATCTGATCGTGGAGGAGAACGAGCTTTCCCATAATCCCGACAACACTGCATCGGAGACTGACAACACGCCCGAATCCTGA
- a CDS encoding AMP-dependent synthetase, with translation MSRSTPSASPGPARGAPLFTRSHAPWLLTRPVFWFARLLYRVRTRGADRLPAGGALLLANHLSYVDVIVLQLACPRPIRFLTHEDMAKASWMFRIVNWLAGSIPVSPSNALEATRRVTRALQAGELVLLFPEGAISRTGQLMKLQRGFELMARKAGVPVVPVAHDGLWGSAFSFSGNRYLFKSPRLMRTHVFVAWGQPVPAAEATAAVVRQALLDLGYEAFNERPQIKRHLGREIVRGLARRPWAVELVDRTAAERRVYSAGKILAASAAYSRRLRRTLRDERRVGVVLPPGAAATIANLALLCAGKTPVNLNFTAGPAAIESSLRLAGIRTVITADAMRARLAKFPWPEGAAGKTLDFVAEMKATGGARAVLPWLVAAWIVPNKWIAWLLGLPKHGGDAEAGLLFTSGSSGEPKSVVYTHRNILANCWQISSLSILPDTTRLLACLPMFHSFGFTVTLWYPMLRGCRAVTVPGPLDTKKITDTVREEEVTAMVGAPTFLRPLLKRATSADLRSLQVLVSGAEKLPDDLHAAFLDKFNLEILQGYGLTETSPIVSVNQPNPPQTTATAEPQNGKRHGTVGRLMPGMTARIIDPDTKSVLPADRTGILCLRGANVFGGYLDAPDKTAEVFHDGWFVTGDLGRFDDEGFLSIEGRLSRFSKIGGEMVPHGTLEQKLIELFDLEAADGPPVAIVGVPDATKGEALVLLTTQELTLEAVREKLAAAGLPNLWVPRSIVHVPGALPTLGSGKLDLKGCKDLATGAA, from the coding sequence ATGTCCCGATCCACCCCGTCCGCCTCGCCCGGGCCCGCCCGCGGCGCCCCGCTTTTCACCCGCTCGCATGCGCCGTGGCTGCTGACGCGGCCGGTATTCTGGTTTGCCCGGCTGCTCTACCGTGTGCGCACCCGCGGCGCGGACCGTTTGCCCGCCGGCGGCGCGCTGCTGCTCGCCAACCATCTTTCGTACGTCGACGTGATCGTGTTGCAACTCGCGTGCCCGCGCCCGATCCGCTTCCTCACGCACGAAGACATGGCGAAGGCGTCGTGGATGTTCCGGATCGTCAACTGGCTGGCGGGTTCGATTCCGGTCTCACCCTCCAACGCGCTCGAAGCCACCCGCCGCGTGACGCGCGCGCTCCAGGCGGGCGAACTCGTGTTGCTCTTTCCCGAAGGCGCGATCTCGCGCACCGGCCAGCTCATGAAGCTGCAACGCGGTTTCGAACTCATGGCCCGCAAGGCCGGCGTGCCGGTCGTGCCCGTGGCGCATGACGGGCTGTGGGGTTCGGCCTTCTCCTTCTCGGGAAACCGTTATCTTTTCAAATCACCCCGGCTGATGCGGACTCACGTTTTCGTGGCATGGGGGCAACCGGTTCCGGCGGCAGAGGCCACTGCGGCCGTCGTGCGTCAGGCGCTGCTCGATCTCGGTTACGAGGCGTTCAACGAACGCCCGCAGATCAAGCGGCACCTCGGGCGCGAGATCGTGCGCGGCCTCGCGCGCCGGCCGTGGGCGGTGGAGCTCGTCGACCGCACCGCGGCCGAGCGCCGGGTTTACAGCGCCGGGAAAATCCTCGCCGCTTCCGCCGCGTACTCGCGCCGTCTCCGCCGCACGCTGCGGGACGAGCGCCGTGTCGGCGTGGTGCTGCCGCCGGGCGCAGCGGCCACGATCGCCAACCTCGCCCTGCTCTGCGCGGGCAAGACGCCCGTGAACCTCAATTTCACCGCCGGCCCCGCCGCGATCGAAAGCAGCCTGCGGCTCGCGGGTATCCGGACGGTCATTACGGCCGACGCCATGCGCGCCCGCCTGGCCAAATTCCCGTGGCCGGAAGGGGCGGCCGGAAAAACGCTCGATTTTGTCGCCGAAATGAAGGCGACCGGCGGCGCCCGCGCGGTGCTCCCCTGGCTCGTGGCGGCATGGATCGTCCCCAACAAATGGATCGCCTGGTTGCTCGGCTTGCCGAAACACGGCGGGGATGCGGAAGCCGGCCTGCTTTTCACCAGCGGCAGTTCGGGCGAGCCGAAGAGCGTGGTGTACACGCACCGGAATATCCTCGCCAACTGCTGGCAGATTTCCTCGCTCTCGATCCTGCCCGATACCACGCGGCTGCTCGCCTGCCTGCCGATGTTTCACAGCTTCGGATTCACGGTCACGCTCTGGTATCCGATGCTGCGCGGTTGCCGGGCGGTGACGGTGCCGGGCCCGCTCGACACGAAAAAAATCACCGACACGGTTCGCGAGGAGGAAGTCACGGCAATGGTCGGCGCGCCGACCTTCCTGCGTCCGCTGCTCAAGCGGGCGACATCGGCGGACCTGCGTTCGTTGCAAGTCCTCGTGTCCGGCGCGGAAAAACTGCCCGATGACCTGCACGCGGCGTTTCTCGACAAATTCAATCTCGAAATCCTGCAAGGTTACGGCCTCACCGAAACGTCGCCGATCGTCAGCGTCAACCAGCCCAACCCTCCGCAAACCACGGCCACCGCCGAGCCGCAGAACGGGAAACGCCACGGAACGGTCGGCCGCCTCATGCCGGGGATGACAGCGCGTATCATCGACCCCGATACGAAGTCCGTCCTGCCTGCGGACAGGACCGGCATCCTCTGCCTGCGGGGCGCCAACGTTTTTGGCGGCTACCTCGACGCGCCCGACAAGACGGCGGAGGTGTTTCACGACGGCTGGTTTGTGACGGGTGATCTCGGGAGGTTCGATGACGAGGGGTTTCTATCCATCGAGGGCCGCCTTTCGCGTTTTTCCAAGATCGGCGGCGAGATGGTGCCGCACGGCACGCTGGAGCAGAAACTGATCGAGCTTTTCGATCTGGAAGCGGCGGACGGTCCGCCGGTCGCGATTGTCGGCGTGCCCGATGCGACCAAGGGCGAGGCGCTGGTGCTGCTGACCACGCAGGAACTCACGCTCGAGGCCGTGCGTGAAAAACTGGCCGCCGCCGGTCTGCCCAATCTCTGGGTGCCGCGCTCCATCGTGCATGTGCCCGGCGCGCTGCCCACGCTCGGTTCGGGCAAGCTCGACCTGAAGGGTTGCAAGGACCTGGCGACGGGAGCGGCGTAG